In [Limnothrix rosea] IAM M-220, the genomic stretch GTGTCTCCTTTTCTCTAAAGAATTTTGGCTACATTCTTATCCATAACTGACGTTACGAAGGTCTGTGTTTTCTGACACCTAGAATCTAGAATTGTTTAAATGAAAAATCGCCCCATCCCTCGCTCTCCCTTTCGCCGCGTCGTCATTCCAGACCATGCTTAAACCGAACTCAGGTTACAAAAATTAAACGCGGGACAAAATATCACCATTCATGCCAGCAGTCATTACTTGGTGATCCATACTTAATAATCCATTAAATTTGTATTGGTGCGTGCCGCTTCAAGCTTGATTAAAATTTTGCCCTTAAGCTCCTGGTAGGCTTCCCGCAAACGCTGTTTACTGGCATCAGGATCAGACCCCCGCAGTTGCTGTCCTTGATCCGCCCAGCGAATTAATTGTTGTCGCTGTCGTATGGCGATCGTTGCTTTAGTGAGATGCATACATCGTTCAGGGTGACCAAGGGCGAAGAGCAAAATACAATAGTCTCCCCGTTGTGCCAAAGTCCGCGTAATTTGCTGACCCACCGTTGTTTTTAAATCAAGATAACAAGGTAACCACTTAGCGCCGAGTTCATTGTTATAGAGCGCCGTAATCCAGAGCAGCATTGGATGGGGAACTTCGATACATAGAAATTGGTTGTAGCGACTATCCCGACAACGCTTTTGCAGCTCTTCCCTATCTAACATGCCCCACAAACTGGGAATCGCATGGTGCTCTTCCGTGATGACCTGGGGAAAGACAATTTTTTGTTGTGGTTTATCGTTAGGCCAAGGTAAGCGCTTACAGATTTCGGCAGTAGCAATGGTGACATCATCGTTAGTGCGACTTTGGGTCTGAGCTCTTGCTTCTAGCCGTTGACTGGCGGCAATAATTTGTGTGTTGTCTTCTGGGTCGGCGATCGACTCGTCCGTCACATTAACCTGCGGTATGGAAATGGCTGCATCGGGGTGGAAAGCAACTTGCGGTAACGGACGGTCAAATTGTTTTGCTAGGGGCTCCATGGCTCGCCAAATATCCCCAGCATTTTGAGGGCGATCCTCCCGGCTTTTTGCCATGCACTGCATGATGATGAAGGCTAGGGGCGTTGGCACGCTTAAATTTGGATCAAAGGGAATGGGAGGGGTTTCATGGTGAGCCCGATACCAACCTCCAAAGGAGTTTGTCTCTGGCATTATAGGCATATCCCCGGTCAGCATCTCGTACATCATGATGCCGAAGCTGTAGATATCAGAGCGGGAGTCTAATTCTTTGCCTTCCATCTGTTCCGGTGAGCAGTAGGCAAGGGTTCCCATGAAGGAGTGGGTTTGGGCGGCTCCGGCTTGGCTGAGTTTAGCGATGCCAAAATCAAGGACTTTAACTAATTCTCCGAGAGATGCATCTTCGAGGACGAGAATATTGCTGGGTTTGATATCTCGATGGATAATGCTTGTTTGTTCGCCATTGAACTTGATGCCTTCGTGGGCGGCTTCCATGCCTAGGCAAATTTGCCGCACAATTTTAAAAAAGCGAGGTAGGGGCATCAGGGTTTTCGCGATGATGTCGTTGAGGTTATCGCCCTGTAGATATTCCATAACGTAGAAGGGAATATCATGTTCGTCAACGCCATAGTCTCGGACGCGCACGATGTGGATACTTTTTTCGCTGAGGAGGGCGCAAATTGTGGCTTCTCGTTCGAAGCGCTCACGCATTTTGTCGTTCAGCAGGGTTTGGGATAAAAATTTAATGGCAACGGTCACACCACCGAGGGTTGTATCTTCGCCGCGGTAAACTCGTCCCATTGCGCCTTGACCGACTAAGTCGGCGAGACGGTATCGCTCGGCAAGTATGCGATTGATGTTGGGATCTGTGCTCATGGGGATGGGAAAAGTATGATTTGTCGAACTGCGAAAAAAAATTAATGTGGTTTATGGCAATTTGAGGGGTTCGGTTTTAGGTTTGCCGTTGTAATGTTCCTTCGATTGTACTGGTGAGATAGTGTCCTGCAAGGATTCCCCCAGAATATTGATATTGGTCTGGGCTGACTCGGTAGTAGGTTTCAAAGCCGCTACGGCGCTGGCGATCGCCTAAGACCCAATAGCGTTGAATGATAGATTCTACCCCAACCCAACCTTCTCCTTCGACGCGACCGAGGATACTCTGCTGAAGAACGTAGGTGTATTGTCGTTCTCCGCTATCGAGGCGACCTTTGTACTGAAAGGAAATCTCCGGACGCTCCGCTTCGGGAAAGACAAGTTTTGTCACCATGGTGAACCAGTTGTTCTGACCCCAAGCAACAATGGTTTTTCCCCTAACGGTGATCGGCATTTGATTGCGTTCGATCCATGTTCCGGAAAGCGTCCATCGCCCTGCTTCTAATAAAAAACTGTGGGTCACAATCCTGTTTTACTCCTTGCCACTATTTGCCGCTATTGCCGGCTCGCTAACATTCGTGATGCACAAATTTCCCTGCAAAAACCAGCGTTTCATTGCTAGGCTTATCCCGTGTTTTTGATAACTTCGCAATGAATTCACTTGGCATATCTATTGTATGTAGTTATGAGTGCTTCGGTGAATTTTATTCGGTGAATTTTGTAGGGCTTGTTTACTTCAAAAAATTGGTTGCAGCTGGTTCGCCTATGGTTTTTTTTGTATTTTTGGTGGCGATCGCCTAGTTTTTGGACAGTGTAGCGGTGGATAATTGGTAAATATGGTGATGATCCCAGAGCAGGAGGGTTGTGGATATTTGGTCAAGGTTTTGGCCATACTCAAATCCCTGATCTGACGGGGTGAGGCTGTGGAATTCTAGCTTGTGATTTTCTACGGTTAAAAGCTGCAGACCATCATCGGTGGCAAGGTAAAGACCCTGTTCGGTGGCACAATGTCCTTGTAGTTGTGGGAGGGTTTCTGGCTCGAATA encodes the following:
- a CDS encoding serine/threonine protein kinase — protein: MSTDPNINRILAERYRLADLVGQGAMGRVYRGEDTTLGGVTVAIKFLSQTLLNDKMRERFEREATICALLSEKSIHIVRVRDYGVDEHDIPFYVMEYLQGDNLNDIIAKTLMPLPRFFKIVRQICLGMEAAHEGIKFNGEQTSIIHRDIKPSNILVLEDASLGELVKVLDFGIAKLSQAGAAQTHSFMGTLAYCSPEQMEGKELDSRSDIYSFGIMMYEMLTGDMPIMPETNSFGGWYRAHHETPPIPFDPNLSVPTPLAFIIMQCMAKSREDRPQNAGDIWRAMEPLAKQFDRPLPQVAFHPDAAISIPQVNVTDESIADPEDNTQIIAASQRLEARAQTQSRTNDDVTIATAEICKRLPWPNDKPQQKIVFPQVITEEHHAIPSLWGMLDREELQKRCRDSRYNQFLCIEVPHPMLLWITALYNNELGAKWLPCYLDLKTTVGQQITRTLAQRGDYCILLFALGHPERCMHLTKATIAIRQRQQLIRWADQGQQLRGSDPDASKQRLREAYQELKGKILIKLEAARTNTNLMDY